The Gemmatimonadota bacterium genome has a segment encoding these proteins:
- a CDS encoding OmpA family protein yields the protein MRRLTLGALGALMGAAVSVGAQAPAGQRLTPVAQRITDEAFARDLAVFHALEQRVARTSSAAGTRKYLATRAAEYVTMARDAYERNDRTAFPEDMIVLAERDLSVVESGGEVPAGTLGSVLFPNNVRVFGEELLGKAMTLRQEADRLGAPDEIARAEATLLRAGHPILAGPACVSDADALRDAEQRLLAVERTRVNPVPVEPPMVVPDRPAPVPQPDSARLPRRACDGPERLSNVARAVHFALDKHDLAASTRRVLDATIAQLKANPAVRVRLSGHTDPRASNAYNQALSQRRVDAVSAYLAANGIAGDRILRADALGEDRLLEPIRDARDMARNRRVEIIYLLCDGSELVPDETLDDLQLEAVRRRQKEK from the coding sequence ATGCGACGCCTGACACTCGGCGCGTTAGGCGCCCTCATGGGTGCGGCCGTGAGTGTGGGGGCCCAGGCTCCCGCCGGCCAGCGCCTGACCCCGGTCGCGCAGCGGATCACCGACGAGGCCTTCGCCCGCGACCTCGCCGTCTTTCACGCCCTGGAGCAGCGCGTGGCGCGCACCTCATCGGCGGCCGGCACCCGCAAGTACCTCGCGACCCGCGCCGCGGAGTACGTGACCATGGCCCGCGACGCCTATGAGCGCAACGATCGCACGGCCTTTCCGGAAGACATGATCGTGCTCGCCGAGCGTGATCTGTCGGTGGTCGAATCTGGGGGTGAGGTGCCGGCGGGAACGCTCGGCAGTGTGCTGTTCCCGAACAACGTGCGCGTGTTCGGCGAGGAGCTGCTCGGCAAGGCGATGACCCTGCGGCAGGAGGCTGACCGCCTCGGCGCTCCGGATGAGATAGCCCGTGCCGAGGCGACGTTGTTGCGCGCCGGCCACCCAATCCTTGCTGGGCCCGCGTGCGTGAGCGATGCTGACGCCCTGCGCGACGCCGAACAGCGCCTCCTGGCCGTCGAGCGCACGCGCGTGAACCCGGTCCCGGTGGAGCCGCCGATGGTCGTGCCGGATCGACCGGCTCCCGTGCCGCAACCGGATAGCGCGCGCCTGCCACGCCGCGCGTGCGACGGCCCCGAGCGTCTCTCGAACGTGGCGCGTGCCGTCCATTTCGCCCTGGACAAGCATGACCTCGCAGCATCGACGCGTCGCGTACTCGATGCGACCATCGCGCAGCTCAAGGCGAACCCGGCCGTGCGCGTGCGATTGAGCGGGCACACGGACCCACGGGCGAGCAATGCGTACAACCAGGCGTTGTCGCAGCGGCGGGTGGATGCCGTCAGTGCCTACCTGGCGGCCAACGGCATCGCCGGGGATCGCATCCTGCGAGCCGATGCGTTAGGCGAGGACCGGTTGCTGGAGCCCATCCGCGATGCACGCGACATGGCGCGGAACCGGCGGGTGGAGATCATCTACCTGCTGTGCGATGGGTCGGAGCTGGTGCCCGACGAGACGCTGGACGACCTGCAGCTGGAGGCGGTGCGGCGGCGGCAGAAGGAGAAGTAG